The Polymorphobacter megasporae genome window below encodes:
- a CDS encoding pyridoxine 5'-phosphate synthase, whose product MTARVRLGVNIDHVATIRNARGGPHPDPVRAAQLAVAAGADGITAHLREDRRHISDDDIVRLVAALTVPLNLEMAATAEMLQIALAHGPHAVCIVPEKRAERTTEGGLDVLGNQAGLRAFVDRLTARGSRVSLFVEPDPDQIEASAAIGAAVVELHTGRYCHLTGDDQTAELARLAKAAALATARGLEVHAGHGLTFANVGPVAAIPQVAELNIGHFLIGEAVFVGLDFAIREMRTAIDDARHPSPAC is encoded by the coding sequence ATGACCGCTCGCGTCCGCCTCGGCGTCAATATCGACCATGTCGCGACCATCCGCAACGCGCGCGGCGGGCCGCACCCCGACCCGGTGCGGGCCGCGCAGCTCGCGGTCGCGGCGGGGGCGGATGGGATCACCGCGCACCTGCGCGAGGACCGGCGGCACATCTCCGACGACGATATCGTCCGCCTCGTCGCAGCGTTGACCGTCCCGCTCAACCTCGAGATGGCGGCGACCGCCGAGATGCTTCAGATCGCGCTCGCGCACGGCCCGCATGCGGTCTGCATCGTCCCCGAAAAGCGCGCCGAGCGGACCACCGAGGGCGGGCTCGACGTCCTCGGCAACCAGGCTGGCCTCCGCGCCTTCGTCGACCGGCTGACCGCGCGCGGCTCGCGCGTCAGCCTGTTCGTCGAGCCCGATCCCGACCAGATCGAAGCATCGGCGGCGATCGGCGCGGCGGTCGTCGAATTGCACACCGGGCGCTACTGCCACCTGACCGGCGACGACCAGACCGCCGAACTCGCGCGGCTGGCGAAGGCGGCGGCGTTGGCGACCGCGCGCGGACTCGAGGTCCACGCCGGCCACGGCCTGACCTTCGCCAACGTCGGCCCGGTCGCGGCGATCCCGCAAGTCGCCGAACTCAACATCGGCCACTTCCTGATTGGCGAGGCGGTGTTCGTCGGGCTCGACTTCGCGATACGCGAGATGCGGACGGCGATCGACGATGCCCGGCACCCCTCTCCTGCATGCTAG
- the acpS gene encoding holo-ACP synthase, whose translation MLVLGLGNDLTNIDRIAASIERFGDRFINRIFTPVEIAKADRRPMTRAGTFAKRWAAKEACAKALGTGIRGGVFFTNMGVVNLPSGAPTLVLTGGAAERLAKLTPAGHSAEIHLTITDDHPWAQAIVLITARPE comes from the coding sequence ATGCTAGTCCTCGGTCTCGGCAACGACCTGACCAACATCGACCGAATCGCGGCGTCGATCGAGCGCTTCGGCGACCGCTTCATCAACCGCATCTTCACCCCCGTCGAAATCGCCAAGGCCGACCGCCGCCCGATGACCCGCGCGGGCACCTTTGCCAAGCGCTGGGCGGCGAAGGAGGCGTGCGCCAAGGCGCTCGGCACCGGCATTCGCGGCGGCGTGTTCTTCACCAACATGGGGGTCGTCAACCTGCCGAGCGGCGCACCGACTCTGGTGCTTACCGGGGGGGCGGCAGAAAGGCTGGCCAAATTGACCCCGGCGGGGCATAGCGCGGAAATTCATCTGACGATCACCGACGATCATCCCTGGGCACAGGCGATCGTCCTGATCACCGCGAGGCCCGAATGA
- the lepB gene encoding signal peptidase I: MSETQVTGIGTATQPKKKVDWASEIRQLIVLAIAVLAVHSLIAKPFFIPSESMLPTLLTGDRLIVSKYPYGYSYLSPSLPILPEMKGRLFGRYPERGDIAIVKSPRDHDDWIKRVIGLPGDTVQMRNGVLWLNGVAVPKVAETPADIRESANTTCSAPQVIQYRFTRPDGVTICRYPRFRETLPSGRSYDVLDLGDTPQDNTPAMIVPEGHLFLMGDNRDNSEDSRFSNLVGGLDMLPIENLVGRAEFLTFSLDGSTTLNPLTWFGAFRPGRAFVSLHPKAGPVPAAAPAP, encoded by the coding sequence ATGAGCGAGACCCAAGTGACCGGCATCGGGACGGCGACCCAGCCGAAAAAGAAGGTCGATTGGGCGAGTGAAATCCGCCAGCTGATCGTTCTCGCCATCGCCGTGCTCGCGGTCCACAGCCTCATCGCTAAGCCGTTCTTCATCCCGTCGGAATCGATGCTGCCGACGTTGCTGACCGGCGACCGGCTGATCGTTTCGAAATACCCCTATGGCTATTCGTATCTGTCGCCATCGCTGCCGATCCTGCCCGAAATGAAGGGCCGCCTGTTCGGCCGTTATCCCGAGCGCGGCGACATCGCCATCGTCAAGTCGCCGCGCGATCACGACGACTGGATCAAGCGCGTCATCGGCCTGCCCGGCGACACCGTGCAGATGAGGAATGGCGTGTTGTGGCTAAACGGCGTCGCGGTGCCCAAGGTGGCAGAGACCCCCGCCGACATCCGCGAATCCGCGAACACGACGTGTTCCGCGCCGCAGGTGATCCAGTACCGCTTCACCCGCCCCGACGGCGTCACGATCTGCCGCTACCCGCGTTTCCGCGAGACGCTGCCGAGCGGGCGCAGCTACGACGTCCTCGACCTCGGCGACACGCCGCAGGACAATACGCCGGCGATGATCGTTCCCGAGGGACATCTGTTCCTGATGGGCGACAACCGCGACAACAGCGAGGACAGCCGCTTTTCGAACCTCGTCGGCGGGCTCGACATGCTCCCGATCGAAAATCTCGTCGGGCGTGCCGAGTTCCTGACCTTCTCGCTCGACGGTTCGACGACACTCAATCCGCTGACATGGTTCGGCGCGTTCCGCCCCGGCCGCGCCTTTGTCTCGCTCCACCCGAAGGCCGGCCCGGTTCCCGCCGCGGCTCCCGCTCCGTGA
- a CDS encoding AI-2E family transporter: MSEDTQVPPSPIELSDRGRSALRDAAIWLGVASALFLAWHLASSLLLILAGFVFAAGLQGGEHLLGRVMPGPRGLRLAIVVLVFVAALFGFLYFAGTQLAAQFSELQTTLMRQSDRLSTLASEYGLSSGTGGDPIAQLKAQIGGSMGRIMTFIGGAAGALGSLVLIVTFGIFIAIDPRLYERGVEWLTPEAKRPQLRTTVEAMGKMLRRWVAGRLALMLFEGTLIFLGLSVVGAPLPLLLGLVAGLFAFIPNLGAIASGILIVTIGFSAGTTIGLETVGVYLVVQVADNFINPLIEKRAVDLAPAVVLGAQLLFGVLFGILGVTLADPIIALIKVALAQRPVAPAEPTR, translated from the coding sequence ATGAGCGAAGACACCCAGGTTCCGCCGAGCCCGATCGAGCTGTCCGACCGCGGCCGCAGCGCACTGCGCGATGCCGCCATCTGGCTCGGCGTCGCCAGCGCGCTGTTCCTCGCGTGGCACCTCGCCTCGTCGCTGCTGTTGATCCTCGCCGGCTTCGTTTTCGCCGCCGGGCTGCAGGGCGGCGAGCACCTGCTTGGCCGCGTGATGCCGGGTCCTCGCGGGCTCCGTTTGGCGATCGTCGTCCTGGTCTTCGTCGCGGCCCTGTTCGGCTTCCTCTATTTTGCCGGCACCCAGCTCGCCGCGCAGTTTTCCGAGCTGCAGACGACGCTGATGCGCCAGAGCGACCGCCTGTCGACGCTCGCCAGCGAGTACGGCCTGAGCAGCGGCACCGGCGGCGATCCGATCGCGCAGCTGAAGGCACAGATAGGCGGCTCGATGGGGCGGATCATGACCTTCATCGGCGGCGCCGCGGGGGCGCTCGGCAGCCTAGTCCTGATCGTTACCTTTGGCATCTTCATCGCCATCGACCCGCGGCTGTACGAGCGTGGGGTCGAATGGCTCACCCCCGAAGCCAAGCGTCCGCAACTGCGGACGACGGTCGAGGCGATGGGCAAGATGTTGCGCCGCTGGGTTGCCGGACGGCTCGCACTCATGCTGTTCGAAGGCACGCTGATCTTTCTCGGCCTCTCGGTTGTCGGCGCGCCGCTGCCGTTGCTGCTCGGACTTGTCGCGGGCCTGTTCGCATTCATCCCGAACCTCGGCGCGATCGCGTCGGGGATCTTGATCGTGACGATCGGCTTTTCGGCAGGAACGACGATCGGACTGGAGACCGTCGGCGTGTATCTCGTCGTCCAGGTGGCCGACAATTTCATCAACCCGCTGATCGAGAAGCGCGCGGTCGACCTTGCCCCCGCCGTCGTCCTCGGCGCGCAGCTGTTGTTCGGCGTCCTGTTCGGCATCCTCGGCGTGACGCTCGCCGACCCGATCATCGCGCTGATCAAGGTCGCCCTCGCCCAACGTCCAGTTGCCCCGGCGGAGCCCACGCGGTAG
- a CDS encoding carbohydrate porin encodes MRLTTATLLAALALVPGVANAQAAGSGTAPTTEPGAADKPADVTADAVPERFAVHAQSTVVGQYNTPFRSPYEGPNSLSGGGQFRETFDLTGYVGASPWHGAEVWANGEVDQGFGLRNTLGAAGFPSAEAYKVGKGTPYFRLQRAFVRQTIDLGGEAAATAPDLNVLGATHTANRLTLTIGKFSVADVFDQNKYAHDPRGDFLNWTTVDLGTFDYAADAWGYTYGGTAELAVGNWTERAGLFNLSKIPNSVDLETNFRQFQVIGEIERRVTIGGHPGAIRLNGWLSHGNFASLADAIAYGAAHGTAPDPVPVRKFRDRTGIGINVEQEVSDAVGVFLRAGLGDGSSEAVEFTDIDRSVSGGVSIKGSGWGRDHDRVGVALIANDISAERRRYLAAGGLGILIGDGRLVNAGPELIGETYYDLAAIGPLHFTADGQLIVNPAYNRDRGPVPVFAMRAHAQF; translated from the coding sequence ATGCGCTTAACGACTGCCACTTTGCTGGCGGCGCTGGCCCTTGTGCCGGGCGTTGCGAACGCGCAGGCCGCTGGCTCCGGGACCGCTCCGACGACCGAGCCGGGTGCCGCCGACAAGCCCGCCGACGTCACCGCCGACGCCGTGCCCGAACGCTTCGCGGTCCATGCCCAGTCGACCGTCGTCGGCCAGTACAACACCCCGTTCCGCTCGCCATACGAAGGGCCGAACAGCCTGTCGGGCGGCGGCCAGTTCCGCGAGACCTTCGACCTGACGGGCTACGTCGGCGCGAGCCCGTGGCATGGCGCCGAGGTCTGGGCGAATGGCGAGGTCGACCAGGGCTTCGGGCTGCGCAACACGCTCGGTGCGGCGGGCTTTCCCTCGGCCGAGGCGTACAAGGTCGGTAAGGGAACGCCGTATTTCCGGCTGCAGCGCGCGTTCGTCCGCCAGACGATCGACCTTGGCGGCGAAGCGGCGGCGACCGCGCCCGACCTCAACGTTCTCGGCGCAACACACACGGCGAACCGGCTGACGCTGACGATCGGCAAGTTCAGCGTCGCCGACGTCTTCGACCAGAATAAATACGCCCACGACCCGCGCGGCGACTTCCTCAACTGGACCACGGTCGACCTCGGCACGTTCGATTACGCCGCCGACGCGTGGGGCTATACCTATGGCGGGACGGCGGAACTCGCGGTCGGTAACTGGACCGAGCGCGCCGGGCTGTTTAACCTGTCGAAGATCCCGAACAGTGTCGATCTCGAGACCAACTTTCGCCAATTTCAGGTGATCGGTGAGATCGAGCGGCGGGTGACGATCGGCGGCCATCCGGGCGCAATCCGCCTCAACGGCTGGCTGAGCCACGGCAACTTTGCCAGCCTCGCCGACGCCATCGCTTACGGCGCAGCACACGGCACCGCCCCCGATCCGGTCCCGGTCCGCAAATTCCGCGACCGCACCGGCATCGGCATCAATGTCGAGCAGGAAGTCAGCGACGCCGTCGGCGTGTTCCTCCGCGCCGGGCTCGGTGACGGCAGCAGCGAGGCGGTCGAGTTCACCGACATCGACCGCAGCGTCTCGGGCGGTGTGTCGATCAAGGGCTCGGGCTGGGGGCGCGACCACGACCGGGTCGGCGTTGCGCTGATCGCGAACGACATTTCAGCCGAGCGGCGGCGGTATCTCGCGGCCGGGGGACTCGGGATTTTGATCGGTGACGGGAGGCTGGTGAATGCCGGGCCGGAATTGATCGGCGAGACCTATTACGACCTCGCTGCGATCGGTCCGCTGCACTTTACGGCAGACGGGCAGTTGATCGTCAATCCGGCGTATAATCGCGACCGCGGACCGGTGCCGGTGTTTGCGATGCGGGCTCACGCGCAGTTTTGA